From a single Piliocolobus tephrosceles isolate RC106 chromosome 21, ASM277652v3, whole genome shotgun sequence genomic region:
- the LOC111526781 gene encoding LOW QUALITY PROTEIN: 40S ribosomal protein S15 (The sequence of the model RefSeq protein was modified relative to this genomic sequence to represent the inferred CDS: substituted 1 base at 1 genomic stop codon), translating into MHWGSWTDFSSKTAEVEQKKRTFRNFTYRGVDLDQLPDTSPEQLMQLCRARRRRLSPGLGRKQPSPLKRLRKAXTGAPPMEKPEGARTHLRDTLILPAMVGSTVGIYNGKTFNQVEMAGRGGSGL; encoded by the coding sequence CAAGACGGCAGAGGTAGAGCAGAAGAAACGGACCTTCCGCAACTTCACCTACCGCGGCGTGGACCTGGACCAGCTACCGGACACGTCCCCCGAGCAGCTGATGCAACTGTGCAGGGCGCGCCGGCGGCGGCTGAGCCCGGGCCTGGGGCGGAAGCAGCCCTCGCCGCTGAAGCGCCTGCGCAAGGCCTAGACTGGGGCTCCGCCCATGGAGAAGCCGGAAGGGGCGAGGACGCACCTGCGGGACACGCTTATCCTGCCCGCGATGGTAGGTAGCACGGTGGGCATCTACAACGGCAAGACTTTCAACCAGGTGgagatggccgggcgcggcggctcaggcctgtaa